From a single Paraburkholderia youngii genomic region:
- the sufU gene encoding Fe-S cluster assembly sulfur transfer protein SufU, whose product MSSLRDLYQEVIFDHYRRPRNRHRLPDANRKAEGYNPLCGDRITLYLRIEDGVVADVGFEGVGCAIAIASASLMTEALKGRTESEMEALFGAFHDMMMTAPPADASSHLGKLAVFSGVREFPARVKCATLAWHTLHAALHDECGTISTE is encoded by the coding sequence ATGAGCAGTCTGCGCGACCTGTACCAGGAAGTGATTTTCGACCACTACCGGAGACCGAGAAACCGTCACCGGCTGCCGGATGCCAATCGCAAGGCGGAGGGCTATAACCCGTTGTGCGGAGATCGCATCACGCTGTATCTGCGCATCGAGGATGGCGTCGTGGCGGACGTTGGGTTCGAGGGTGTAGGTTGTGCAATCGCCATTGCATCGGCATCGCTGATGACCGAAGCGCTCAAGGGGCGCACGGAATCGGAAATGGAGGCGCTCTTCGGGGCGTTTCACGACATGATGATGACGGCGCCGCCGGCGGACGCGTCTTCGCACCTCGGCAAGCTCGCGGTGTTCTCGGGTGTACGGGAATTTCCGGCGCGCGTGAAGTGCGCGACGCTCGCATGGCATACGCTCCATGCAGCATTGCATGACGAGTGCGGCACCATCTCGACGGAATGA
- a CDS encoding porin: protein MQLKSTHVLMFGALCALSAGASAQSSVTLYGIVDTGIEYVSHANANGDSVVRMPSVTGEFPSRWGLRGNEDLGGGYSAVFTLESGFNLRDGSSGQGGRLFGRQAFIGVKSPYGTLAFGRQYTMTYLAVQGADIIGPDIYGMGSLDAYVPNARTDNSITYLGSYKGFTLGVGYSFGRDAAGTGNSPGQGTCTGSVPGHATECRDWSAMLKYDSQYFGAAASYEEQRGGATAAANFFDGVAPTPLINAADKDARTQLSAYAQYAGAKIGAGWIGRRVVTQSPSVPNIRSDLFFLGASYMVTPAFLLDGEVFRIINSDHDTRATMGTLRTTYLLSKRSSVYAQAAYLANSAKARYSVSGGGGGTTPGAGMGQTGVMVGIKHMF, encoded by the coding sequence ATGCAATTGAAGTCGACTCACGTCCTCATGTTCGGTGCGCTCTGCGCGCTGAGCGCAGGAGCCTCGGCGCAATCGAGCGTCACGTTGTACGGCATCGTTGACACAGGGATCGAGTATGTCTCACACGCGAACGCGAACGGCGACAGCGTCGTTCGCATGCCATCCGTTACCGGTGAGTTCCCATCGCGCTGGGGGCTGCGTGGCAACGAAGATCTAGGCGGCGGCTACAGCGCTGTGTTCACTCTCGAAAGCGGCTTCAACCTGCGCGATGGCAGTTCCGGACAGGGCGGCAGGCTGTTTGGACGCCAGGCGTTCATCGGCGTGAAGAGCCCGTATGGAACGCTCGCGTTCGGCCGTCAGTACACGATGACCTATCTCGCGGTCCAGGGCGCCGACATCATCGGTCCGGACATCTACGGCATGGGCTCGCTGGATGCCTATGTGCCCAACGCGCGCACCGACAACTCGATCACCTATCTCGGCTCGTACAAAGGCTTTACGTTGGGCGTGGGTTATTCATTCGGACGGGACGCTGCGGGTACCGGCAACTCGCCGGGACAAGGAACCTGTACCGGCTCCGTTCCAGGCCACGCCACGGAATGTCGCGACTGGTCCGCAATGCTCAAGTACGACTCGCAATATTTCGGCGCTGCCGCGTCGTACGAGGAGCAACGCGGCGGCGCGACGGCAGCCGCCAACTTCTTCGACGGTGTTGCGCCGACACCTCTGATCAACGCCGCGGACAAGGACGCCCGTACGCAACTGAGCGCCTATGCGCAGTACGCAGGCGCGAAGATCGGCGCCGGTTGGATTGGACGCCGCGTAGTGACCCAGTCGCCAAGCGTGCCCAATATCCGTTCGGACCTGTTCTTCCTCGGCGCTTCGTACATGGTCACGCCTGCATTCCTCCTCGATGGCGAAGTGTTTCGCATCATCAATAGCGACCACGATACCCGCGCCACGATGGGAACGTTACGCACCACCTATCTGCTGAGCAAGCGTTCGTCGGTCTATGCGCAGGCAGCGTATCTGGCGAACAGTGCGAAGGCGCGCTATTCGGTGAGCGGCGGCGGTGGCGGGACCACGCCAGGCGCGGGCATGGGTCAAACGGGCGTGATGGTCGGCATCAAACACATGTTCTGA
- the sufD gene encoding Fe-S cluster assembly protein SufD has product MSEPTLEYLHQSFQTLSSTLPGAELPWLRSARRQAFEKFEGLGFPTTRLEDWKYTNVATIAKRSWHFTSRRSDDLDVERIVDDLVPYGTAGRLVFVNGRHMPKLSRMPPLPDGAFVGSLTRAIREIPERLKAVIAHQAAPDGFAALNTAFLSDGYVVLLPPDCAIDAPLVMLFLTDEAGLAIHPFNTVLADGRSRCSIVEQFAGFSDDAYLVNSVTRIVAGDEADVQHCRVHHEARSAFHIAHVDVSQRRASRFTSHSFAFGGALSRTQIDTRLQAADARAELNGLYIASARQHVDHHTRIDHEKPHGTSREHYRGVLDGASHGVFNGNVVVHRHAQQTDTHQSNFNLLLSRDAQIDTKPQLEIHADDVKCTHGATVGQLDENQLFYLRSRGIDERVARALLIWAFARSSLEHVRIEAVRDRLTQMLLARTPEGERIRGLV; this is encoded by the coding sequence ATGAGTGAACCGACGCTCGAGTACCTCCATCAGTCTTTCCAGACCCTGTCGAGTACGCTGCCCGGCGCGGAACTTCCGTGGTTGCGCAGCGCGAGGCGCCAGGCGTTCGAAAAATTCGAAGGGCTTGGCTTTCCCACAACTCGGCTCGAAGACTGGAAGTACACGAATGTGGCGACCATCGCGAAGCGGTCATGGCATTTCACGTCGCGGCGCAGCGACGACCTGGATGTGGAGCGCATCGTCGACGATCTCGTGCCCTACGGGACAGCGGGTCGGCTCGTGTTCGTCAACGGCCGCCATATGCCGAAGCTGTCGCGCATGCCGCCGTTGCCGGACGGCGCATTTGTCGGCAGTCTCACGCGTGCCATTCGTGAGATACCGGAGCGGCTGAAAGCCGTCATTGCGCATCAGGCAGCGCCCGATGGCTTCGCGGCCCTGAACACGGCGTTCCTGAGCGACGGTTACGTGGTCCTGCTGCCGCCGGACTGTGCGATCGATGCGCCGCTCGTCATGCTGTTCCTGACCGACGAAGCCGGCCTCGCGATACATCCGTTCAACACGGTACTGGCGGACGGGCGCTCGCGGTGCTCGATCGTCGAGCAGTTTGCCGGTTTTTCCGACGACGCGTATCTGGTCAATTCCGTCACGAGGATCGTGGCGGGCGACGAGGCCGACGTGCAGCATTGCCGCGTCCACCATGAAGCACGCAGCGCGTTCCATATTGCGCATGTCGACGTCTCGCAACGGCGGGCGAGCCGCTTCACGTCGCACTCGTTCGCATTCGGTGGGGCACTCTCGCGTACGCAGATCGACACACGGCTGCAGGCCGCCGATGCCCGCGCCGAACTGAACGGGCTGTATATCGCGAGCGCGAGGCAGCATGTCGATCATCACACGCGCATCGATCACGAGAAACCGCACGGAACGAGCCGCGAGCACTACCGCGGGGTGCTCGACGGTGCGTCACATGGCGTATTCAACGGCAACGTGGTCGTGCATCGTCACGCGCAGCAGACCGACACGCATCAGTCAAACTTCAATCTTCTGTTGTCGCGCGATGCGCAGATCGACACGAAGCCGCAACTGGAGATCCATGCCGACGACGTCAAGTGCACGCATGGCGCAACCGTTGGCCAGCTTGACGAGAACCAGCTGTTCTATCTGCGCTCACGCGGCATCGACGAACGCGTGGCGCGGGCTTTGCTCATCTGGGCGTTTGCGCGCAGCAGTCTGGAGCACGTGCGTATCGAGGCGGTGCGCGACCGACTGACGCAAATGCTGCTCGCGCGCACGCCGGAAGGTGAGCGCATTCGGGGACTGGTATGA
- the sufC gene encoding Fe-S cluster assembly ATPase SufC, which produces MLEISKLSVEVEGKPILRGVDLCVNAGEVHAIMGPNGSGKSTLANVLAGHQHYRVTGGSVQYAGRDLLSLAPEERAREGLFLAFQYPVEIPGVSNVYLLKAALNAQRTHRGEPELDAMEFLQLVKEKMALMQMDESLLHRAVNEGFSGGEKKRNEVLQMAVLEPRLAILDETDSGLDIDALQVVARGVNQMRHADRAIVLVTHYQRLLEYVVPDCVHVLSKGRIAKSGTRELALELERKGYGWLDADAPNGPDSGPPNPY; this is translated from the coding sequence ATGCTAGAAATCAGCAAACTGAGCGTTGAAGTAGAAGGCAAGCCGATTCTGCGCGGGGTCGATCTGTGTGTGAACGCGGGCGAGGTGCACGCCATCATGGGCCCGAACGGTTCGGGCAAGAGCACGCTTGCCAACGTGCTGGCGGGCCACCAGCATTACCGCGTAACAGGTGGCAGCGTGCAGTATGCGGGCCGTGACCTGCTCTCGCTCGCGCCGGAAGAGCGTGCACGCGAAGGGCTTTTTCTCGCGTTTCAATACCCTGTCGAAATACCGGGTGTCAGCAACGTGTATCTGCTGAAGGCCGCGTTGAATGCACAGCGCACGCACCGCGGCGAACCCGAACTGGATGCAATGGAATTCCTGCAACTGGTGAAGGAGAAAATGGCGCTCATGCAGATGGACGAAAGTCTGCTGCATCGCGCGGTCAACGAAGGGTTTTCAGGGGGTGAGAAAAAGCGCAACGAGGTGCTGCAGATGGCGGTGCTGGAGCCGCGCCTCGCGATTCTCGACGAAACCGATTCGGGGCTCGATATCGATGCGTTGCAAGTGGTTGCGCGAGGCGTCAATCAGATGCGCCATGCGGACCGCGCAATCGTTCTGGTGACGCATTACCAGCGCTTGCTCGAATACGTCGTGCCCGATTGCGTGCATGTGCTTTCAAAGGGGCGTATCGCGAAATCCGGAACGCGCGAGCTGGCACTTGAACTGGAGCGCAAGGGTTATGGATGGCTCGATGCGGATGCGCCGAACGGGCCGGATTCTGGGCCGCCTAACCCGTACTGA
- a CDS encoding cysteine desulfurase, with translation MKPIEPVMIPDDETVARWRSDFPIFRELIHGNPLVYLDNGATTQKPSAVIDAQRDYYEHANANVHRGVHELSQRATDAYEGARERIARFINAARAEEIVYVRGTTEAINLVAQSYVRPLAKPGDEILISAMEHHSNIVPWQLVCGQTGAVLKVVPIDDSGALDVDAYRQMIAERTRIVAITHVSNALGTINPVARMIEAAHARDVPVLIDGAQAVAHLPVDVRALDCDFYAFSGHKVYGPTGIGVLYAKADRLEAMPPWQGGGDMIRSVTFDKTIYNAIPWKFEAGTPDISGAIALAVALDYVNAIGSETIGAHEAGLLAYATDAMRAMPHLRLIGTATEKAAILSFVLDHVHAHDVGTILDQYGVAVRAGHHCAMPVMQRFGVPATVRASFALYNTRADVEALVKAMAHVQEVFGQ, from the coding sequence ATGAAACCGATCGAACCTGTGATGATCCCGGACGACGAGACGGTGGCGCGTTGGCGAAGCGACTTCCCGATCTTTCGCGAGCTCATACACGGCAATCCACTGGTGTATCTCGACAACGGCGCGACTACCCAGAAACCTTCGGCCGTGATCGACGCGCAGCGCGACTACTACGAGCATGCAAATGCGAACGTGCATCGCGGCGTGCACGAGTTGTCGCAGCGCGCCACGGACGCGTACGAAGGTGCGCGCGAACGGATTGCGCGCTTCATCAATGCGGCGCGCGCGGAGGAAATCGTCTACGTGCGCGGCACGACGGAAGCGATCAACCTGGTTGCGCAGAGCTATGTGCGTCCTCTCGCGAAGCCCGGCGACGAGATCCTGATCAGCGCGATGGAACATCACTCGAACATCGTGCCGTGGCAACTCGTATGCGGGCAGACGGGCGCGGTGTTGAAGGTCGTGCCGATCGATGACAGCGGCGCGCTCGATGTCGATGCCTACCGGCAGATGATCGCCGAGCGTACGCGCATCGTGGCGATCACGCATGTATCGAACGCGCTCGGTACGATCAACCCGGTCGCGCGGATGATCGAGGCCGCGCACGCGCGCGACGTGCCTGTCCTGATCGACGGCGCGCAGGCGGTTGCGCACCTGCCTGTCGACGTGCGCGCGCTCGATTGCGATTTCTATGCGTTCTCCGGGCACAAGGTGTATGGACCGACGGGAATCGGCGTGCTGTACGCCAAGGCGGACAGACTGGAAGCGATGCCGCCGTGGCAGGGCGGTGGCGACATGATCCGCTCGGTGACGTTCGACAAGACCATTTATAACGCCATTCCCTGGAAGTTCGAGGCGGGCACACCGGACATTAGCGGGGCGATCGCGCTCGCGGTGGCGCTCGACTATGTGAATGCAATCGGCAGCGAAACGATCGGCGCACATGAGGCCGGGCTGCTCGCGTATGCGACCGATGCAATGCGTGCGATGCCACATCTGCGGCTGATCGGTACTGCAACCGAAAAGGCGGCCATTCTATCGTTCGTGCTCGACCACGTGCATGCACACGACGTCGGTACGATTCTCGATCAGTACGGCGTCGCGGTGCGCGCCGGCCATCATTGCGCGATGCCCGTCATGCAGCGCTTCGGCGTGCCGGCAACCGTGCGTGCGTCATTCGCGCTGTACAACACGCGGGCCGACGTGGAGGCACTCGTCAAGGCAATGGCGCACGTGCAGGAGGTATTTGGGCAATGA
- a CDS encoding Rieske (2Fe-2S) protein, with protein sequence MTNWVEVAAMTDFPPGSVRSVDVDGTQVAVFNLDGVCYAIEDTCPHDGGILTGGAVEDDEVVCPRHGARFCIRTGKVLAPPAYEDVAVFPVRIEAGVLQVRDARDDDSAS encoded by the coding sequence ATGACAAACTGGGTCGAAGTCGCGGCGATGACGGATTTCCCGCCGGGTTCGGTACGCAGCGTCGACGTGGACGGCACACAGGTGGCGGTGTTCAATCTTGATGGCGTCTGCTACGCGATCGAAGATACCTGTCCGCACGACGGCGGCATCCTGACTGGCGGTGCCGTCGAGGATGATGAAGTGGTATGTCCTCGTCATGGCGCCCGTTTTTGTATCAGGACCGGCAAGGTGCTGGCTCCGCCGGCCTACGAAGACGTGGCGGTGTTTCCGGTGCGCATCGAGGCTGGTGTGCTGCAGGTGCGCGACGCGCGCGACGACGACAGCGCTTCATGA
- a CDS encoding tannase/feruloyl esterase family alpha/beta hydrolase encodes MKRTSIAVCVSAVSAMLAACGGGSDSLSTSATQLPRLSAAQPATLSGDCAALAARLTFANTTFTSVTDVPAGTLTVAGKSVPEHCVIEGKMNQRTSAVDGRTYAIGFEMRLPIAWNGRFFYQANGGLDGNVTPATGVLSGGGPLNNALNMGFAVISSDAGHSGSQNPLFGLDPQARLDYGYNAVATLTPMAKQVIRLAYGKGPDRSYFEGCSNGGRHAMVAAARSFADYDGIIAGDPGFHLPKAAIGELWSAQQLATVATATTSSGIADITTGLTTTERQLIASKIIAKCDSLDGVADGMVQDIKACQANFNLATDVPTCSSNGRDGSCLTAAQKQAVGNIFSGAKNSAGTALYASFPYDVGINGSGWAAWKQGNSISLDPAAAAFVFTSPPQSASILGSMGAYGLNFSMDNDAPKIFATSGIYSESSWSFMTPPNETDLSGLRSRGAKLIVYHGTSDPVFSSNDTTDWYQRLSTASGGDASNFARLFTVAGMNHCSGGPTADQFDMLTPMVAWVEQGQAPNQVIATARDTSNAIPNSEVPTSWGAGRTRPLCAYPKVARYTSGDVNSASSFTCS; translated from the coding sequence ATGAAACGAACTTCAATTGCTGTATGCGTATCGGCCGTGTCCGCGATGCTGGCGGCCTGCGGCGGCGGTTCCGACTCCCTCTCCACCAGTGCGACGCAATTGCCTCGGCTCTCCGCCGCACAACCCGCGACGCTGTCGGGAGACTGCGCCGCGCTCGCCGCCAGGTTGACGTTTGCCAACACGACCTTTACCTCAGTCACCGACGTGCCGGCCGGAACGCTCACGGTGGCGGGAAAGTCCGTCCCCGAACATTGCGTGATCGAAGGAAAAATGAATCAACGCACGAGCGCCGTTGACGGCCGGACTTATGCGATCGGTTTTGAAATGCGGCTGCCAATTGCGTGGAATGGCCGCTTTTTCTATCAGGCCAACGGTGGTCTCGACGGCAATGTGACGCCGGCGACGGGAGTGCTCAGTGGCGGGGGCCCGCTGAACAACGCGCTGAACATGGGCTTCGCCGTGATCAGTTCGGATGCAGGTCATTCCGGGTCGCAAAACCCGTTGTTCGGTCTCGATCCCCAGGCGCGTCTCGACTATGGCTATAACGCCGTCGCTACGCTCACGCCGATGGCCAAGCAGGTGATCAGGTTGGCCTATGGCAAGGGCCCCGACCGCAGCTACTTCGAAGGCTGCTCGAACGGCGGCCGTCATGCGATGGTGGCGGCAGCCAGATCGTTCGCGGATTACGACGGCATCATTGCCGGTGACCCCGGCTTTCATTTGCCCAAGGCAGCGATCGGGGAGTTGTGGAGCGCGCAACAGCTCGCCACCGTCGCGACCGCGACGACCTCGTCCGGCATTGCCGATATCACCACCGGCTTGACGACTACTGAAAGGCAGCTGATCGCATCGAAGATCATCGCGAAGTGTGATTCGCTCGATGGTGTGGCGGACGGAATGGTCCAGGACATCAAAGCGTGCCAGGCGAACTTCAATCTGGCCACCGACGTACCGACGTGTTCGAGCAATGGGCGCGACGGCAGCTGTCTTACGGCGGCTCAAAAGCAGGCGGTTGGAAATATTTTCTCCGGGGCGAAAAACAGCGCCGGCACGGCGCTCTATGCGAGCTTTCCTTATGATGTCGGTATCAACGGATCAGGCTGGGCCGCGTGGAAGCAAGGCAATTCCATCAGCCTTGATCCGGCCGCGGCAGCCTTCGTGTTTACGTCGCCGCCGCAAAGCGCTTCGATCCTCGGTTCGATGGGTGCCTACGGTCTGAACTTCAGCATGGACAATGATGCGCCGAAGATCTTCGCCACGAGCGGGATCTATTCCGAGTCTTCGTGGTCATTCATGACCCCGCCGAACGAGACCGATCTGAGCGGTCTGCGGAGCCGGGGCGCGAAGTTGATCGTCTATCACGGAACGAGCGATCCGGTGTTCTCGTCGAACGATACGACCGACTGGTATCAACGCCTATCGACGGCTAGTGGCGGAGACGCAAGCAATTTCGCTCGGCTCTTCACGGTAGCGGGGATGAACCACTGCAGCGGCGGTCCGACGGCCGATCAGTTCGACATGCTGACGCCCATGGTGGCATGGGTCGAGCAGGGGCAAGCACCGAACCAGGTCATCGCAACGGCTCGCGACACCAGCAACGCGATTCCGAATAGCGAAGTGCCGACTAGCTGGGGTGCCGGGCGCACGCGTCCGCTGTGCGCCTACCCGAAGGTGGCCCGCTACACGAGTGGAGACGTGAACTCGGCGAGTAGTTTCACTTGCAGCTAA
- a CDS encoding MBL fold metallo-hydrolase, with product MRVHHLNCISTCPLCGMLFNGQPESLIRRGHLVCHCLLVESSAGLVLVDTGFGLRDVADPYSRLGKFFLRLLKPEFRNEMTAIRQIERLGFDPAEVRHIVMTHLDSDHAGGLDDFPHATVHMLASERQYAAQQKTWLDRQRFRPQQWSYQNMWRVHSPQYTERWEGFAKVHPIEELASEIALVPLRGHTYGQAGVAVNGDGGWLLLAGDAYFDNGELDPVRPHCAPGLRFYQWMLEKDRAARLYNQRRLRDLAKRASPALRIFCSHEVDEFERLAGRSVAVPAEQMAG from the coding sequence ATGAGAGTGCACCATCTGAACTGCATTTCGACCTGCCCGTTGTGCGGCATGCTGTTCAACGGGCAACCCGAATCGTTGATTCGCCGCGGGCATCTGGTCTGCCATTGTCTGCTCGTCGAAAGTTCGGCGGGGCTCGTGCTCGTCGATACCGGTTTCGGTCTGCGCGATGTCGCCGATCCCTATTCGCGCCTCGGCAAATTCTTTCTGAGGCTGCTGAAGCCCGAGTTCCGGAATGAAATGACGGCGATCAGGCAGATCGAGCGGCTTGGTTTCGACCCGGCCGAGGTGCGCCATATCGTCATGACGCACCTCGATTCCGATCACGCGGGCGGCCTCGATGACTTTCCGCACGCGACCGTGCACATGCTCGCGAGCGAGCGTCAGTACGCGGCACAGCAGAAGACCTGGCTCGACCGGCAGCGCTTCAGGCCGCAGCAGTGGTCGTATCAGAACATGTGGCGCGTGCATTCGCCGCAATACACCGAGCGCTGGGAAGGCTTCGCGAAGGTGCATCCGATCGAGGAACTCGCGAGTGAGATCGCACTAGTGCCGCTACGAGGCCATACCTATGGTCAAGCGGGCGTCGCGGTGAACGGCGACGGCGGCTGGTTGCTGCTCGCAGGCGACGCCTATTTCGACAACGGCGAGCTCGACCCGGTGCGTCCGCATTGCGCGCCCGGGTTGCGCTTCTATCAGTGGATGCTCGAAAAGGACCGCGCGGCACGACTGTACAACCAGCGCCGACTGCGCGATCTGGCGAAGCGGGCGAGTCCCGCGCTGAGGATTTTTTGCAGCCACGAGGTCGACGAATTCGAGCGGCTCGCGGGCCGTTCAGTGGCGGTGCCGGCGGAGCAGATGGCAGGATGA
- the sufB gene encoding Fe-S cluster assembly protein SufB: MSSSVSRIDELIRSEYRHGFVTDVKSDTLPRGVSEDVIRLISAKKNEPDFMLAWRLAAYRHWLTMNEPHWASVEHPPIDYQDIAYYSAPIAPKDRPKSLQDVDPELLRTYEKLGVPLEEREILAGVAVDAVFDSVSVATTFREKLGALGIVFCPFSEAVQTHPELVRQYLGSVVPHTDNFFAALNSAVFSDGSFCYIPPGVRCPIELSTYFRINAQNTGQFERTLIIADKGAYVSYLEGCTAPMRDENQLHAAVVELVALEGAQIRYSTVQNWYPGDAHGRGGIYNFVTKRGDCREADSKISWTQVETGSAITWKYPSVILQGDNAVGEFYSVALTNNYQQADTGTKMTHLGRNTRSTILSKGISAGHGRNAYRGLVKIARSAEDARNYTQCDSLLLGDRCSALTVPYIEVKNPTAKVEHEASTSRIGEDQLFYCRQRGLSEEEAVSMIVNGFCREVFKELPMEFAVEAQKLLGVSLEGSTG, translated from the coding sequence ATGAGTTCAAGTGTATCGAGAATTGACGAGCTGATCCGGAGCGAATACCGGCACGGATTCGTGACCGATGTAAAGTCGGATACGTTGCCGCGCGGTGTGTCTGAAGATGTCATCCGCCTGATTTCAGCAAAGAAGAATGAACCCGACTTCATGCTCGCCTGGCGCCTCGCGGCCTACCGGCACTGGCTCACGATGAACGAACCGCATTGGGCATCGGTTGAGCACCCGCCTATCGACTATCAGGACATTGCGTATTATTCGGCGCCGATTGCTCCGAAGGATCGCCCGAAGAGTCTGCAGGATGTCGATCCGGAACTGCTGCGCACGTACGAGAAACTCGGCGTTCCGCTGGAGGAGCGCGAGATCCTCGCGGGCGTCGCGGTGGATGCGGTGTTCGACAGCGTGTCGGTCGCGACGACGTTTCGTGAAAAGCTTGGCGCGCTCGGCATCGTGTTCTGTCCGTTTTCGGAAGCGGTGCAGACTCATCCTGAACTGGTGCGGCAATACCTCGGCTCAGTGGTGCCGCATACCGACAACTTTTTCGCTGCGCTGAACTCCGCGGTCTTTAGCGACGGGTCGTTCTGCTATATCCCACCGGGCGTGCGTTGCCCGATCGAACTTTCCACGTATTTCCGCATCAACGCGCAGAACACGGGACAGTTCGAGCGAACGCTGATCATTGCGGACAAGGGAGCCTACGTCAGTTATCTGGAGGGTTGTACTGCGCCGATGCGTGACGAGAACCAGTTGCATGCTGCAGTGGTGGAACTGGTCGCGCTGGAGGGTGCGCAAATCCGCTACTCGACGGTGCAGAACTGGTATCCGGGCGATGCGCACGGGCGCGGCGGCATCTATAACTTCGTGACCAAGCGTGGCGATTGCCGTGAAGCAGACTCGAAGATTTCGTGGACACAGGTCGAAACTGGCTCCGCCATCACGTGGAAATACCCGAGCGTGATCCTGCAAGGCGACAACGCAGTCGGCGAATTCTATTCGGTGGCGCTCACCAACAACTATCAGCAGGCCGACACCGGCACGAAGATGACGCATCTGGGTCGCAATACGCGCAGCACGATCCTGTCGAAGGGCATTTCCGCCGGCCACGGCAGGAACGCCTATCGTGGGCTCGTGAAAATTGCCCGCTCGGCGGAGGACGCGCGCAACTACACACAGTGCGATTCGCTGCTGCTCGGCGATCGCTGCAGTGCACTCACGGTTCCGTATATCGAGGTGAAAAACCCGACCGCGAAGGTCGAGCATGAGGCATCGACGTCGCGCATCGGCGAGGACCAGCTCTTCTATTGCCGACAGCGAGGCCTTTCGGAGGAAGAAGCGGTGTCGATGATCGTCAACGGATTTTGCAGGGAGGTCTTCAAGGAGCTGCCCATGGAGTTCGCCGTCGAAGCACAAAAGCTGCTCGGCGTAAGTCTTGAAGGCAGCACGGGCTGA
- a CDS encoding SUF system Fe-S cluster assembly protein, producing the protein MNRKSAFDWLKRADGPEPGDGDLRSRVIDALRTVFDPEIPVNIYDLGLVYGLDVDGDTGNVSIRMTLTAPGCPVSQTFPATIEDVVYSVAGVNTVRVELVWEPPWTKERMSEAARLQLGML; encoded by the coding sequence GTGAACAGGAAGAGCGCATTCGACTGGCTGAAACGGGCAGATGGGCCGGAGCCCGGCGACGGCGACCTGCGCTCGCGTGTGATCGACGCGTTGCGTACGGTGTTCGACCCGGAGATTCCCGTGAACATCTACGATCTGGGGCTGGTGTACGGCTTGGACGTCGACGGCGATACGGGCAACGTGTCCATTCGCATGACGCTAACGGCGCCGGGCTGCCCGGTCTCGCAGACCTTTCCCGCGACGATCGAAGATGTCGTCTATTCGGTGGCAGGCGTCAATACGGTACGCGTCGAGCTGGTGTGGGAACCGCCGTGGACGAAAGAGCGGATGTCCGAAGCCGCCCGTCTGCAATTGGGAATGCTTTGA
- a CDS encoding CBS domain-containing protein, giving the protein MTTVAEVMTRNPASIGLRLTIREAAQLMTELNVGVLPVCEDGEVVGMLTDRDIVTRAVALGASTEETIEGIVSGEPSCCYEDDDVQAVKDRMADAQVRRIPVVDQSDHLIGILSLGDLATRSDDEISSTLGAISTPCEPER; this is encoded by the coding sequence ATGACAACTGTTGCGGAAGTGATGACACGCAATCCAGCGTCCATCGGACTCCGCCTGACCATACGAGAAGCTGCACAATTGATGACTGAACTGAACGTCGGCGTGCTACCCGTTTGCGAGGACGGGGAGGTCGTGGGCATGCTGACTGACCGGGATATCGTGACGCGCGCGGTAGCGCTAGGAGCGTCGACCGAGGAAACGATAGAAGGAATCGTCAGTGGTGAACCGAGCTGCTGCTACGAAGACGACGACGTCCAGGCCGTCAAGGACAGGATGGCGGACGCGCAAGTCCGCCGGATTCCCGTCGTGGATCAAAGCGACCACCTGATCGGAATCCTTTCCCTCGGGGACCTTGCCACGCGCTCCGATGACGAAATTTCTTCAACGCTGGGGGCGATTTCCACGCCTTGCGAACCGGAGCGCTAA